Within Deltaproteobacteria bacterium, the genomic segment AGCACGCCGTCGACCATCATGCCGGTCATCGCGATCGCCAGCGGGAACGGCATGCCGAGCGCGCGCGTCGCGGGAAATACCGTGTAGCTGTTGAAGCCCAAGTTAATATAGCTGCCGCCGTGTACGGCGAGCACGCAGTTGAGTCTTTCCGCCTCTTCGTAGATCGGCCAATATTCTTCGTGGCTCACGTGGCGCGTCAGGCCGTTGGAAGGAATCATCGCACCCATGAAGCCGAGATCTTTTACCGAGCGGCGCAACTCTTTCACTGCGTCGGTCACATGCTGCATCGGAATCAGCGACACCGCCTGCAGCTTCGGACTGCGCTGCAAGTAGAGTTTATGAATGTAATCGTTGTAGGCCTGAGCGTAGGCCAACGCCCACTGCGGGTAGGCGACGTTGCCGTAGGCCAATCCGGCCGTCGGATAGAGCACGGTGTACTCCGTGCCGGTCTTGTCGAGAAATTGCAGCCACTCTTCCGGCCCGGTCTTGGGATCGAAGGTTCCCGGCGTGCGCGGCGTGCCGTCCGCCGGCGTGTGAAAATTATCCAGACTGGGAATCCAATTGCGCGTGCCGCGATTGTTGAA encodes:
- a CDS encoding amidohydrolase, yielding MAQAYVDADGHVMEDAEDLLTFVKAPFNNRGTRNWIPSLDNFHTPADGTPRTPGTFDPKTGPEEWLQFLDKTGTEYTVLYPTAGLAYGNVAYPQWALAYAQAYNDYIHKLYLQRSPKLQAVSLIPMQHVTDAVKELRRSVKDLGFMGAMIPSNGLTRHVSHEEYWPIYEEAERLNCVLAVHGGSYINLGFNSYTVFPATRALGMPFPLAIAMTGMMVDGVLDRFPKLRLGFMEGGTAWIPLVIDRLERELEYGGLKLKRHPLDYFKDDRIFVGCEGNEKALAYAIDRVGSKPFMFASDFPHEISISNCMEEIDEVLERDDLKKEHKSAILGENARRFYGR